The Bombus pascuorum chromosome 4, iyBomPasc1.1, whole genome shotgun sequence genomic interval ATGCTAAAGTTACCAAAAGACATACtctaaattaaatgaaaaaaaaataaacttcaTAAAAAGTAACGTTTTTTTACTTTGTCGCGTTTTGAAAAATACCTAAACGTATGGGCATCTAATAAAATCAGGAgtcatattatttaatttctaatataatatacagaaattaaaaatttattgcaatatGATTATCTCTgtattagataaaataattattcatctagacaaacaaaatacTACAGATTTaaacatttctctttttaaactaatttataacaaCATACAGGTTTTAAACAATTTGTTTAACATAAATCCCCACTACTAAccttactttttatttattcagcaTTTAAGTTTGTAGCacattatgtatttaaaaaataatccatTCGTTTTTTGTTGCTAcaatatgatattatatttttacattgccAATGttctaatttcaataaaaattgtatgaaacttttttttatcatgtATATTAAGATAATTCAAATTACaaaacatagaaaattaaattttttactcttatattttatatatatttcatacaacttttataatatgtatatttttcttcaaaactAGAATTACAATAGATTCTGGATTAATATTACCTATTTGATTCGTGCTGGaattaatatgcaaataatatCTTCATTGTTCTCATCTTTCAGTTGCCACTTTACAGTAACGCTGACCTgtaatttaatgatttatagaatttacCAATAATGTATTTGTAGCAAATATAGCTTAATAAACTGTCACTCTATAGTACCTTAGGATAGGATTTTAGCACcattaatgtatttttatagtgTAATGTGGCATCACCCTTCTTTAAGGGACATTTAATGCCAGAATTAGGATCTTGACAAGCATCTGCATTTGGCAATGGGAAAGGTATAGGAACATCCATCACAATACCATGCACAACTGCATTAACTTTTGAAACATCTTTATCTGcaaaattatgtttaattttttaactgttTTGTGTTTGAAAGCAAACagacaaaaagaaatagaCATCTTATGTGAACATACTAACCAACTgtaaaatcaatattaattGTTGCATTTGTATTTGGTATTAAATCACATACAGATTTATTCATATCACAGTCCAGAGTTACAGACGTAAATTTTCCCACTTTCGAGCCtgtacgaagaaaattgtattatcaataattgttattatctCACTAACATATTCTTACACTGTTTCGAATGAGAGTCGTTTgcacatatttatatacatgtacaaaattatgttgataattttatttattatgattaGTCGTATGTACACCGtttatgtaaacaaattttcacaTTGACAATTATAGAGAAGATGTAGGCTCATGACTTTGAATTTCTGAGACAAGAATTTCCGCCATTTTTACgatcatatattattacatcaaTTGTATGCTACTTAACCGATAATTAAGTGGTATTCCATTCAATAAAGTGTGTTttcttaaaatgaaataattttacatttatttgtgGTAATTCtaaattgtaagaaaacaGTCGTTAGTGACTTAAACTTGCAGTTTTATTAAATCGTCCTTAAcgcgaataaaaatgaaacaaatgtaattataatatatcataagaTCAACACGGTTTTGGACcatgaaatttaaatgataaaatatttaacgcaTGATTTCTGAACTTATTTGAATTATcttcataataaaaatgaccAAAACAAAGAAATCTTATCGGTTATAAATCATGATTGTGTgcgtatattttgtttattggctatttattcaaatactGTATCTATATCGATACagaaaaaatagttttattattaaaataaacaacaatttcaATTGCTGTTCTATACTTATAAAgtactttataatattactaaGGTAGTCAGCGAATagtattgaaatatgtattcaACTGATTTATTATAACGATCATGTTTTCCTTCAGTTCTTTTTTATATGTTACTGATAACCGATACAGCACAACAAAGCTAATTATATACAGTACGTTATCAACAtgatgttattttaatttgtttaaaacagaaatactATTGTTTGTAACTTCTACGTTCTTCTTTTGTTCCAATATTGTACTTCTTATCggggaaaaaatattcataattaaaagtaGTGAAATCGAAACTTACCACAATCATCGATATCGATGGCTCGACAAGTTGGTGAGAAACTCAGGTAACATAGGACAAAAATTACAGCAATCCTTCGATACATGTTGTTCGTTTGGAGTCCGCGCAGCTATTAAACTCGTTGTACGTTGTACGAAGCTCTATATCGAAACAAACATTAGCCTGCTATTCTCAGCAGACATCACGTCACTCACGCTGTTCTTACATTACGTACATATCTTACGCATCAAATTGCTACCACCTACGTCTAATGATAAGTGTggtatacaattttatcgGGAACAATTTTagatatacgtatacgtagaTGTACCACATTTAATGTTATGATTTGCACTTTACATATTGCATTAAAATTTGGAACTGGcatttaattagaaatctgAGCAAAGAGATTTTACTCAATATATTAGTGCTCAATTGTTATTTAACTatagaaaagataataaaaatggaattgaAAAGCAAGGTACTCGTTtatagtattaataatatttgaggATATAATACGTACAATTGCAAACggaaagaattatatatagatactGTTTGAATGAATTGAATTCTGGAAACTGAATTCGTATGGGAATAATTTGTACGAAGACGAGTTCGGATGcgcgattataaaatattctgtccttatttttagtttcataattaatattaattccaGTCACAACTAAtggtaattttattctttgctaAATCGGTAACGGAGTGACACGGAAATGATAAAGACACTTACTATGTATGTAGGGCAATGTTGGGGCCAAAAACCCTGATGCGCCATCTCCGTGTGTCTGCGAAGACAAAAGGTATCGCGTCCAACGTGCGAAAAAACATGCACGCGCACGTACAAACATATAAAGACGCTTGCCAACTTCAGTCATGAGGTAAAtcttcgtcagtggataaatatgtatgtatatgttttaAATTACCTACTGCTAATAAGTTTTTAACTCAGTCgcgaatattttatcatatggAAATGCTCTAACTTTTCTCAAGGTCGGTATTTCAGAATGTGACATACGAAGTCTCGTATAATGTCAAATCTATCCTATATTTAGTCAATGCTAATGTTAACCCAGTCAAACAGAAAACAAGGAGCAAATTTtcatgtaatattttttgactgtaatttatttcaatgaaaaaacATTAAAAGCTACACTTAAAAGTTCCCATTACGTTGTTCAATTCATTAAGAATTAACAAGATTTGAATAAATCGTTTGAATATAACTTCTGGGAAAGATATTTAACACATACAATTAATATCACCatgtattttgttatatatttacaatttgatAACAGAAACGTTAAACATAACAGACAGCCTTGCCTTCGACCGAAAGATC includes:
- the LOC132906203 gene encoding NPC intracellular cholesterol transporter 2 homolog a-like, which codes for MYRRIAVIFVLCYLSFSPTCRAIDIDDCGSKVGKFTSVTLDCDMNKSVCDLIPNTNATINIDFTVDKDVSKVNAVVHGIVMDVPIPFPLPNADACQDPNSGIKCPLKKGDATLHYKNTLMVLKSYPKVSVTVKWQLKDENNEDIICILIPARIK